In one window of Leifsonia sp. NPDC080035 DNA:
- a CDS encoding PH domain-containing protein, which yields MSSTPDGSPAQPPERVIARLRPNARALFWPSLALIAASGAAGYFAGRLDEVWEIVLLWAAAAAVLLLLFLLPLAAWLSRRYTITTRRLIIRHGFFVRVRQELLHSRGYDVAVRRTWLQSIFRSGDVRINSGLDHPVVLKDVPKADQVQRALSELMEHAQTVVALRRQQSESVSDETTVWGSR from the coding sequence ATGAGCAGCACGCCGGACGGAAGCCCCGCCCAGCCTCCGGAGCGGGTGATCGCGCGCCTGCGACCGAACGCCAGGGCGCTGTTCTGGCCGAGCCTGGCGCTGATCGCCGCGAGCGGCGCCGCCGGGTACTTCGCCGGCAGGCTCGACGAGGTGTGGGAGATCGTGCTGCTGTGGGCGGCGGCGGCCGCGGTGCTGCTCCTGCTCTTCCTGCTCCCGCTCGCCGCCTGGCTGAGCCGCCGGTACACGATCACGACCCGCCGGCTCATCATCCGGCACGGGTTCTTCGTGCGCGTGCGGCAGGAGCTCCTGCACAGCCGCGGCTACGACGTCGCCGTGCGGCGCACCTGGCTGCAGAGCATCTTCCGCTCGGGCGATGTGCGCATCAACTCCGGACTGGATCACCCCGTCGTGCTCAAGGACGTGCCGAAGGCCGATCAGGTGCAGCGCGCGCTCAGCGAGCTGATGGAGCACGCCCAGACGGTCGTCGCGCTGCGCAGGCAGCAGTCCGAGTCAGTCTCGGACGAGACCACCGTCTGGGGATCCCGCTAG
- a CDS encoding acyltransferase: MTKGSGRLTALDGLRGLAAVVVVFHHALYTNPDFPGAPGGGNAPLGSPMWWISYTPLKLFSAGVESVIVFFVLSGLVVTLPAVRKRGFDWVAYFPRRVVRLMVPVAASVLLAAVWVAAIPQVSTQAKDTWLSSSSTPNFSWEYIVKAIDLLGGDGQINNPLWSLRWELVFSLLLPVFAIAAIAVRKWWLAGLVAACAITWLGARAGSAELEYLPAFFVGAVIAVRMDAVRNVADRINTHWWRHPLWAALTIGSAMLLIGPWLVGPSVSGMIELVAVFKGLVPLAAAGLVVAALGWKPLRAAFESAPLQFAGRISFSLYLVHVPIIIFSTYLFAGQTWYVPLLFAIPLAVLVAMGFTWLVEQRSHGWSKSVGQWASRRYSSWFGREDTAERDARAVRDRDTADSASR, translated from the coding sequence GTGACCAAAGGGAGCGGCAGGCTGACCGCGCTCGACGGCCTGCGCGGACTCGCGGCCGTCGTCGTGGTGTTCCACCACGCTCTCTACACGAACCCCGACTTCCCGGGCGCCCCGGGCGGAGGAAACGCTCCGCTGGGGTCCCCGATGTGGTGGATCAGCTACACCCCGCTCAAGCTGTTCTCGGCCGGTGTCGAGTCGGTCATCGTCTTCTTCGTGCTCTCCGGGCTCGTCGTGACGCTCCCCGCGGTGCGCAAGCGCGGCTTCGACTGGGTCGCCTACTTCCCGCGCCGCGTCGTGCGCCTCATGGTCCCCGTCGCCGCGTCCGTGCTCCTCGCCGCCGTGTGGGTGGCGGCCATCCCGCAGGTCTCCACCCAGGCGAAGGACACCTGGCTGAGCAGCTCCTCGACGCCGAACTTCTCGTGGGAGTACATCGTCAAGGCCATCGACCTCCTCGGCGGCGACGGGCAGATCAACAACCCGCTCTGGTCCCTGCGCTGGGAGCTCGTGTTCTCCCTGCTGCTCCCGGTCTTCGCGATCGCCGCCATCGCGGTGCGCAAGTGGTGGCTCGCCGGACTGGTCGCCGCGTGCGCGATCACGTGGCTCGGCGCTCGCGCCGGCTCCGCGGAGCTCGAGTACCTGCCCGCGTTCTTCGTCGGCGCGGTGATCGCGGTCCGGATGGACGCGGTGCGCAACGTCGCCGACCGCATCAACACGCACTGGTGGCGGCATCCGCTCTGGGCCGCGCTCACCATCGGCAGTGCGATGCTGCTGATCGGGCCGTGGCTGGTCGGCCCGAGCGTCTCCGGGATGATCGAGCTCGTCGCGGTCTTCAAGGGCCTCGTCCCGCTCGCCGCCGCGGGCCTGGTGGTCGCGGCGCTCGGCTGGAAGCCGCTGCGGGCCGCGTTCGAGTCAGCGCCGCTGCAGTTCGCGGGCCGCATCTCGTTCAGCCTGTACCTCGTGCACGTTCCGATCATCATCTTCAGCACATACCTGTTCGCGGGCCAGACCTGGTATGTCCCGCTGCTGTTCGCCATCCCGCTCGCCGTGCTCGTGGCGATGGGCTTCACCTGGCTGGTGGAGCAGCGCAGCCACGGCTGGTCGAAGTCGGTCGGCCAGTGGGCGTCGCGCCGGTACAGCAGCTGGTTCGGCCGCGAGGACACCGCCGAGCGGGACGCGCGAGCCGTTCGAGACCGCGACACCGCGGACAGCGCCTCCCGCTAA
- a CDS encoding glycosyltransferase family 1 protein → MTTLTVVVDELIGDAPGGTRRYTEELTRQLIATAPAGCDVQAIVSNVSDEQLEEVRRLLPGVADVVRLPLGRRELTVAWQSGIPVGGIRGMVHAPSLLAPLRKHDKAEGDQTTVTIHDTLAWTHPEALGTAGAMWTKAMAKRARKHADAIVVPSHAVADRLADVMDLGDRVRVIGGAPAATLRLPADADERAERLGLPETYAFTLGSISPRKGVAPLIRAVARPEAHGIPLLVAGPDRYGDGTATGVAAAAGLPEDRVRTLGHLDDADLAVALDRATLFVYPSVAEGFGLPVVEAFKFGLPVIHSDDPALVEVAAGASLIVERPSSPEDEDGYTARLAAAIGRVLDDGELRSRLGVLASDRARAFSWRDSAERVWQLHADL, encoded by the coding sequence ATGACGACACTCACGGTGGTGGTCGATGAACTGATCGGTGACGCTCCCGGCGGCACGCGCCGCTACACGGAGGAGCTCACCCGTCAGCTGATCGCGACCGCCCCCGCGGGCTGCGACGTGCAGGCGATCGTCTCGAACGTCTCCGACGAGCAGCTCGAGGAGGTGCGCCGCCTGCTGCCCGGCGTCGCGGACGTCGTGCGCCTGCCGCTCGGCCGGCGCGAGCTCACGGTCGCCTGGCAGTCGGGCATCCCCGTCGGCGGCATCCGCGGGATGGTGCACGCGCCGAGCCTTCTCGCCCCGCTGCGCAAGCACGACAAGGCCGAGGGCGACCAGACCACGGTGACGATCCACGACACGCTCGCCTGGACCCACCCCGAAGCGCTCGGCACCGCGGGCGCGATGTGGACGAAGGCGATGGCCAAGCGCGCGAGGAAGCACGCCGACGCGATCGTCGTCCCTTCCCACGCCGTCGCGGACCGCCTCGCCGACGTGATGGATCTCGGCGACCGCGTGCGCGTCATCGGCGGCGCGCCCGCTGCCACGCTGCGCCTCCCCGCGGATGCGGACGAGCGCGCCGAGCGCCTCGGCCTCCCCGAGACGTACGCGTTCACCCTCGGCTCCATCTCGCCGCGGAAGGGCGTCGCTCCGCTGATCCGCGCCGTCGCGCGGCCGGAGGCGCACGGCATCCCCCTGCTCGTCGCGGGTCCCGACCGGTACGGCGACGGGACGGCGACCGGCGTCGCGGCCGCTGCGGGCCTGCCTGAGGACCGCGTGCGCACGCTCGGGCACCTCGACGACGCCGACCTGGCCGTCGCGCTCGACCGGGCGACCCTCTTCGTCTACCCGAGCGTCGCCGAGGGCTTCGGCCTTCCGGTCGTGGAGGCGTTCAAGTTCGGCCTCCCGGTCATCCACTCGGACGACCCGGCGCTGGTCGAGGTCGCCGCGGGGGCGAGCCTGATCGTGGAGCGGCCGTCGTCTCCGGAGGACGAGGACGGTTACACGGCGCGCCTTGCGGCCGCCATCGGCCGGGTGCTGGACGACGGGGAGCTGCGTTCGCGCCTCGGCGTGCTCGCGTCCGACCGTGCGCGCGCCTTCAGCTGGCGCGACTCGGCCGAGCGCGTCTGGCAGCTGCACGCCGACCTCTGA
- a CDS encoding LCP family protein codes for MTTATPLRNPDASSPHLMTKRGWWLVAMNILLPGSVQLVAGDRRLGRVGILATLLLWLLALLGLIVALVAPSTAYTLATQAGSLTAVQVALILYAVLWVVLTLDTLRLVRLVRARPNARGWIAAFAVLVLVGLAGTAGYGSVVAGSARGALGDIFGAGPSEPPVNGRYNIMLLGGDAGPDREGLRPDSMSIVSIDATTGKAVTIGLPRNLDPVPFPSSSPLHALYPDGYGYDDRCDVDVCQLNSIYTEVETYKSDLYPDAKKKGSEPGIEAMRDALEGATGLTIQYYVLIDMQGFADLIDALGGVDITVKERVPIGGDENLNGVVEWIEPGTHHMDGYHAQWYARARHGTSDYDRMVRQRQLQDAILKQVNPVNVVSKFEGIAKAGAQVMKTDIPQSMLGYFVDLGMKTRKAPVDKLELVPPAIDPEDPDYTKIRDLVRTAVAPAKPRS; via the coding sequence ATGACCACCGCGACACCGCTCCGCAACCCGGACGCCAGTTCCCCGCACCTGATGACCAAGCGCGGCTGGTGGCTCGTGGCGATGAACATCCTGCTGCCGGGGTCCGTCCAGCTCGTCGCGGGCGACCGGCGGCTCGGCCGGGTGGGCATCCTCGCGACCCTGCTGTTGTGGCTGCTCGCGCTTCTCGGCCTGATCGTCGCGCTCGTCGCCCCGTCGACGGCGTACACGCTCGCGACCCAGGCGGGGAGCCTCACCGCGGTCCAGGTCGCGCTCATCCTCTACGCGGTGCTCTGGGTGGTGCTCACGCTGGACACCCTGCGCCTGGTGCGCCTGGTGCGCGCCCGCCCGAACGCGCGCGGCTGGATCGCCGCGTTCGCGGTGCTGGTCCTCGTGGGTCTCGCCGGGACCGCGGGCTACGGCTCCGTCGTCGCCGGCTCGGCGCGCGGCGCGCTCGGCGACATCTTCGGGGCGGGCCCGTCGGAGCCGCCCGTGAACGGCCGCTACAACATCATGCTGCTCGGCGGCGACGCCGGTCCCGACCGGGAGGGGCTGCGACCCGACTCCATGTCGATCGTCAGCATCGACGCCACCACCGGCAAGGCGGTGACGATCGGTCTGCCGCGCAATCTCGACCCCGTCCCGTTCCCGTCGTCCTCGCCGCTGCACGCGCTCTACCCGGACGGTTACGGCTACGACGACCGCTGCGACGTGGACGTCTGCCAGCTCAACTCCATCTACACCGAGGTCGAGACGTACAAGTCGGACCTGTACCCGGACGCGAAGAAGAAGGGGAGCGAGCCCGGCATCGAGGCGATGCGGGATGCGCTCGAGGGCGCGACCGGGCTCACCATCCAGTACTACGTGCTGATCGACATGCAGGGCTTCGCCGACCTGATCGACGCCCTGGGCGGGGTCGACATCACGGTGAAGGAGCGCGTGCCGATCGGCGGCGACGAGAACCTCAACGGCGTCGTCGAGTGGATCGAACCCGGCACGCACCACATGGACGGCTACCACGCGCAGTGGTACGCGCGGGCACGGCACGGCACGAGCGACTACGACAGGATGGTCAGGCAGCGCCAGCTGCAGGACGCCATCCTCAAGCAGGTGAACCCGGTGAACGTCGTTTCGAAGTTCGAGGGCATCGCCAAGGCGGGCGCGCAGGTGATGAAGACGGACATCCCGCAGTCGATGCTCGGCTACTTCGTCGACCTGGGGATGAAGACCCGGAAGGCACCCGTCGACAAGCTGGAGCTCGTCCCGCCCGCCATCGATCCCGAGGACCCGGACTACACGAAGATCCGCGACCTGGTGCGCACCGCGGTCGCCCCCGCGAAACCCCGCTCGTAG
- a CDS encoding biotin--[acetyl-CoA-carboxylase] ligase: MSYRRSRAVVPVIEVLEEASSTNDVMQRRAGDLPDLSVVLTDNQTGGRGRLGRVWVSPPGKALAISVLLKPVGLPPEAFGWFPLLAGLAMSRALSGFVPREVELKWPNDVLIDGSKVCGILCELLPGMSGVVVGSGVNLTLAADELPTETSTSLLLSGAAEPDQDAVLAAYLTELTVLYREFTAAGGDPGRSALRDSVAAACHTLGRSVRVELPGGDVLLGTAVDIDASGRLVVESDAGRTAVAAGDVTHLRY, encoded by the coding sequence ATGAGCTACCGTCGCAGCCGCGCCGTCGTCCCGGTCATCGAGGTGCTCGAGGAGGCCTCCTCCACCAATGACGTGATGCAGCGCCGCGCGGGCGATCTCCCCGATCTCTCGGTCGTCCTGACCGACAACCAGACCGGTGGCCGCGGCCGCCTCGGCCGGGTGTGGGTCAGCCCACCGGGCAAGGCGCTCGCGATCTCGGTGCTGCTGAAGCCGGTGGGGCTTCCGCCCGAGGCGTTCGGCTGGTTCCCGCTGCTCGCCGGCCTCGCCATGAGCCGCGCCCTCTCCGGCTTCGTGCCCCGCGAGGTGGAGCTCAAGTGGCCGAACGATGTCCTGATCGACGGATCGAAGGTGTGCGGCATCCTCTGCGAGCTGCTGCCGGGGATGTCCGGGGTGGTCGTCGGCTCCGGCGTGAACCTCACCCTCGCCGCCGACGAGCTGCCGACCGAGACCTCGACCTCTCTGCTGCTCTCCGGCGCCGCCGAGCCCGACCAGGATGCGGTGCTCGCCGCCTACTTGACCGAGCTGACCGTGCTCTACCGCGAGTTCACCGCCGCCGGTGGCGACCCCGGCCGCAGCGCTCTCCGCGATTCGGTGGCGGCGGCGTGCCACACCCTCGGCCGGTCGGTGCGGGTCGAGCTGCCCGGCGGCGACGTCCTGCTGGGCACCGCGGTCGACATCGATGCATCCGGGCGACTCGTCGTCGAGTCGGATGCGGGCCGCACCGCGGTCGCGGCCGGCGACGTGACGCACCTGCGGTATTAA
- the purE gene encoding 5-(carboxyamino)imidazole ribonucleotide mutase, whose product MPTPSQPLVSVVMGSDSDWSVMQEASRLLTEFGVEHEVEVVSAHRTPEKMIEFGKVAASRGVRVIIAGAGGAAHLPGMLAAVTTLPVVGVPVPLSRLDGLDSLLSIVQMPAGVPVATVSIGGARNAGLLAVKILATSDPELSAALERFAAELEASVEEKNAALKSRL is encoded by the coding sequence ATGCCCACCCCCTCCCAGCCCCTGGTGTCCGTCGTGATGGGCTCCGACTCGGACTGGTCGGTGATGCAGGAGGCGTCCCGGCTGCTCACCGAGTTCGGTGTCGAACACGAGGTGGAGGTCGTCTCCGCGCACCGCACCCCCGAGAAGATGATCGAGTTCGGGAAGGTCGCGGCCTCGCGCGGCGTCCGTGTCATCATCGCCGGCGCCGGCGGAGCCGCGCACCTGCCCGGGATGCTCGCCGCCGTGACGACGCTCCCGGTCGTCGGCGTCCCCGTTCCCCTCTCCCGCCTCGACGGGCTGGACTCCCTGCTCTCCATCGTGCAGATGCCCGCCGGCGTGCCGGTGGCGACCGTGTCCATCGGCGGGGCGCGGAACGCGGGCCTCCTCGCCGTCAAGATCCTCGCCACGTCCGACCCCGAACTGTCCGCTGCCCTCGAGCGGTTCGCCGCCGAGCTGGAGGCGAGCGTCGAAGAGAAGAACGCTGCGCTCAAATCCCGGCTATGA
- the rfbD gene encoding dTDP-4-dehydrorhamnose reductase — translation MKRILIAGAAGMLGQDLQKALAGHEVTALRRADLDVTDRDAVLAAAPGHDVVINASAYTKVDDAETHEDEAYAINALGTENLAIAAAANGARFVTVSTDYVFDGHATEPYAEDTPRDPINAYGRTKAAGEELALAAHPDGAFVVRTAWLYGAGGPNFARTMVRLAQSHETVSVVADQVGQPTWTGDLARQIVALLEADAPAGVYHGTNSGRASWFEFAKAIFSVAGLDPDRVTPTDSATFVRPAPRPSFSVLGHEGWAKAGLAPMRSWEDALADAARHGVLELENDDTHGGGR, via the coding sequence ATGAAGCGCATCCTCATCGCCGGCGCCGCCGGGATGCTCGGCCAGGACCTGCAGAAGGCCCTGGCCGGCCACGAGGTCACGGCCCTGCGCCGCGCCGACCTGGACGTGACCGACCGGGACGCGGTCCTCGCCGCCGCCCCCGGCCACGACGTCGTGATCAACGCGTCCGCCTACACGAAGGTGGACGACGCGGAGACCCACGAGGACGAGGCCTACGCGATCAACGCACTCGGCACGGAGAACCTCGCGATCGCCGCCGCGGCGAACGGTGCACGCTTCGTGACCGTGTCGACCGACTACGTCTTCGACGGCCACGCGACCGAACCGTACGCGGAAGACACGCCCCGCGACCCGATCAACGCCTACGGCCGCACCAAGGCCGCCGGCGAGGAGCTCGCGCTCGCCGCGCATCCCGACGGCGCGTTCGTCGTCCGCACCGCCTGGCTGTACGGGGCGGGCGGACCGAACTTCGCCCGCACGATGGTCAGGCTGGCGCAGAGCCACGAGACCGTCAGCGTCGTCGCAGACCAGGTGGGACAGCCGACGTGGACCGGCGACCTCGCCCGGCAGATCGTGGCGCTGCTGGAGGCGGACGCCCCCGCCGGCGTCTACCACGGCACCAACTCCGGCCGTGCGAGCTGGTTCGAGTTCGCGAAGGCGATCTTCAGCGTCGCCGGATTGGACCCTGATAGGGTCACACCGACCGACAGCGCCACGTTCGTACGGCCGGCGCCACGGCCCTCGTTCTCGGTACTCGGACACGAGGGATGGGCGAAGGCCGGCCTCGCGCCCATGCGGTCCTGGGAGGACGCGCTCGCGGACGCGGCGCGCCATGGAGTGCTGGAGCTGGAGAATGACGACACTCACGGTGGTGGTCGATGA
- a CDS encoding 5-(carboxyamino)imidazole ribonucleotide synthase — MARNRVGVIGGGQLARMMIPPAVELGIEISVLEEAEGMSADLAATGVGDYRDLDTVLAFAETVDVVTFDHEHVPPAILRELVSRGVPVHPGPDALLYAQDKLAMRAKLSELGLPVPDWAAVESADELAAFLNDHGGRAVVKTARGGYDGKGVRVVTDANGADDWFLALAEDGRGGALLVEELVPFRRELAQLVARRPSGEVAAWPVVETMQRNGVCAEVIAPAPGSQGKVAQTAAEIARAVADGLGVTGVLAVELFETTDGRVLVNELAMRPHNSGHWSIEGAVTSQFEQHLRAVLDLPLGATAPREEWSVMVNILGGPAEGTLQDRYPAALAAHPEAKFHGYGKAPRPGRKVGHVTVGGDDLDDVVYRARAAAAFFEG; from the coding sequence ATGGCTAGGAACAGAGTGGGAGTGATCGGCGGCGGTCAGCTGGCCAGGATGATGATCCCCCCGGCGGTCGAGCTCGGCATCGAGATCAGCGTCCTCGAAGAGGCCGAGGGCATGAGCGCCGACCTCGCCGCGACCGGCGTCGGCGACTACCGCGACCTGGACACCGTGCTCGCCTTCGCCGAGACCGTGGACGTCGTCACCTTCGACCACGAGCACGTGCCGCCGGCGATCCTGCGCGAGCTCGTCTCCCGCGGCGTCCCTGTGCATCCCGGTCCCGACGCGCTCCTGTACGCCCAGGACAAGCTGGCGATGCGGGCGAAGCTCTCCGAGCTCGGCCTGCCGGTGCCCGACTGGGCGGCCGTCGAGTCGGCCGACGAGCTCGCCGCGTTCCTGAACGACCACGGCGGCCGGGCCGTCGTGAAGACCGCGCGCGGCGGATACGACGGCAAGGGCGTCCGCGTCGTCACCGACGCGAACGGCGCGGACGACTGGTTCCTGGCGCTCGCCGAGGACGGCCGCGGCGGCGCGCTGCTCGTCGAGGAGCTGGTGCCGTTCCGGCGGGAGCTCGCCCAGCTGGTCGCGCGGCGGCCGTCCGGCGAGGTCGCCGCCTGGCCGGTGGTGGAGACGATGCAGCGCAACGGCGTCTGCGCCGAGGTGATCGCGCCGGCTCCGGGTTCCCAGGGCAAGGTGGCCCAGACCGCCGCCGAGATCGCTCGTGCGGTCGCGGACGGGCTCGGCGTCACCGGCGTGCTCGCTGTCGAGCTGTTCGAGACCACGGACGGCCGGGTCCTCGTCAACGAGCTCGCGATGCGCCCGCACAACAGCGGCCACTGGTCGATCGAGGGCGCGGTGACGAGCCAGTTCGAGCAGCACCTGCGCGCCGTGCTCGACCTGCCGCTCGGTGCGACGGCGCCCCGGGAGGAGTGGTCGGTGATGGTGAACATCCTCGGCGGCCCCGCGGAGGGGACGCTGCAGGACCGCTACCCCGCGGCGCTCGCCGCGCACCCCGAGGCCAAGTTCCACGGCTACGGCAAGGCGCCGCGGCCGGGGAGGAAGGTCGGTCACGTGACGGTCGGCGGAGACGACCTGGACGACGTCGTGTACCGGGCGAGAGCGGCGGCCGCCTTCTTCGAGGGCTGA
- the rfbB gene encoding dTDP-glucose 4,6-dehydratase — protein MKILVTGGAGFIGSNFVRRTLQDAYPGLEGAEVVVLDALTYSGNLANLAPVADSPRYTFVKGDIRDGGLLDELFPSIDAVVHFAAESHVDRSVRDASIFVETNVLGTQQLLDAALRNKVERFVHVSTDEVYGSIAEGSWAEDRPLEPNSPYSASKAGSDLLARSYFRTHGLNLSITRCSNNYGPYHFPEKVIPLFVTNLIDDKHVPLYGEGNNIRDWLHVDDHTRGIAMVLVNGRAGEIYNIGGGTELTNKELTQLLLDATGKDWSYVDRVADRLGHDLRYSVDISKIQSELGYEPLVPFQQGLADVVQWYRDNRDWWEPLKARAALDN, from the coding sequence ATGAAGATTCTCGTCACCGGTGGCGCCGGGTTCATCGGCTCCAACTTCGTCCGTCGCACGCTCCAGGACGCCTACCCCGGCCTGGAAGGCGCCGAGGTCGTCGTGCTGGACGCGCTGACCTACTCCGGCAACCTGGCGAACCTCGCGCCCGTCGCCGACTCGCCGCGCTACACCTTCGTCAAGGGCGACATCCGCGACGGCGGCCTGCTGGACGAGCTGTTCCCGTCGATCGACGCCGTCGTCCACTTCGCCGCGGAGTCGCACGTCGACCGCTCGGTGCGCGACGCATCCATCTTCGTGGAGACCAACGTGCTCGGCACGCAGCAGCTGCTGGATGCGGCGCTGCGCAACAAGGTCGAGCGCTTCGTCCACGTCTCCACCGACGAGGTCTACGGCTCCATCGCCGAGGGCTCGTGGGCCGAGGACCGGCCGCTCGAGCCGAACTCGCCGTACTCCGCGTCGAAGGCCGGCAGCGACCTGCTCGCCCGCAGCTACTTCCGCACCCACGGCCTCAACCTCTCGATCACGCGCTGCTCGAACAACTACGGCCCGTACCACTTCCCCGAGAAGGTCATCCCGCTGTTCGTCACGAACCTGATCGACGACAAGCACGTCCCGCTCTACGGCGAGGGCAACAACATCCGCGACTGGCTGCACGTCGACGACCACACCCGCGGCATCGCGATGGTGCTCGTGAACGGCCGCGCCGGCGAGATCTACAACATCGGCGGCGGCACCGAGCTGACCAACAAGGAGCTCACCCAGCTGCTGCTGGATGCGACGGGCAAGGATTGGTCGTACGTCGACCGCGTCGCCGACCGCCTCGGCCACGACCTGCGCTACTCGGTCGACATCTCGAAGATCCAGTCGGAGCTCGGCTACGAGCCGCTCGTGCCGTTCCAGCAGGGCCTCGCCGACGTCGTCCAGTGGTACCGCGACAACCGCGACTGGTGGGAGCCGCTGAAGGCCCGCGCCGCGCTCGACAACTGA
- a CDS encoding GtrA family protein — MTTQKTGPLRRAPILPQLIKFGAVGAMGFIVNLVVFNVMLLIVFRGVPHATIYSTVIATLVAIAANWVGNRFWAFSGQRQQNATREGLEFFVVSLAGMGIPLLCVWVSHYLLALTSPLADNISANGVGLVLGMLFRFGFYRWWVFSPTRANKRARSTNAEPATVTAPTLAGSPDGGLVRD; from the coding sequence ATGACGACACAGAAGACCGGCCCTCTGCGCAGGGCGCCCATCCTCCCGCAGCTGATCAAGTTCGGTGCGGTCGGTGCGATGGGGTTCATCGTGAACCTCGTCGTCTTCAACGTGATGCTGCTGATCGTCTTCCGCGGGGTGCCGCACGCGACCATCTACTCGACAGTGATCGCGACCCTCGTCGCGATCGCGGCGAACTGGGTGGGCAACCGGTTCTGGGCGTTCTCCGGGCAGCGCCAGCAGAACGCGACCCGCGAGGGCCTGGAGTTCTTCGTCGTCAGCCTCGCCGGAATGGGCATCCCGCTGCTGTGCGTGTGGGTCTCGCACTACCTGCTCGCGCTGACCTCTCCGTTGGCCGACAACATCTCCGCCAACGGCGTCGGGCTCGTGCTCGGGATGCTGTTCCGGTTCGGGTTCTACCGCTGGTGGGTCTTCTCCCCCACTCGGGCGAATAAGCGCGCGCGCAGCACGAACGCGGAGCCCGCGACCGTCACCGCGCCGACGCTAGCGGGATCCCCAGACGGTGGTCTCGTCCGAGACTGA